CCAGCGACTGGAACATCGACAGCGAGGTGTGGAGCGTCACCAGTTTCGCCGAACTGGCCCGCGAGGCCCGCGAAGTGGAGCGCTGGAATCGCCTGCATCCCGGACAACCGGCGCGGCGCAGCCACGTTCAGGAATCGCTCAACGACGCGGCGCCGATCATCGCCTCTACCGATTACGTCCGCGCCTTGCCCCAACTGATCGCCAGTTATGTGCCGGCGCGTTACACGGTGCTTGGCACCGACGGTTTCGGCCGCAGTGACACCCGCGGCAGGCTGCGCGCGTTTTTCGAGGTGGATCGCCATCAGATCGTCTTGAGCGCGCTGACGTCACTGGTTCAGGAAGGACTCCTCGATGTTGGCGTGTGCGCCGAAGCGATTGCGCGCTACGCGATTGATGTGGACGCCATCGCGCCTTGGGAAGCTTGAAGCCGGGCTTCAGGTCGAGTCGAATTATCAGGAAATGGTCATGAAGAATGTGCATGAAGTGCGAATGCCCGACATTGGCGATGCCAAAGATGTCGGTGTCATAGAAATACCGGTCAAGGTGGGCGATGCGGTGGTCGAAGGGCAGACCCTGATCATCGTCGAGACCGACAAGGCGTCCATGGAAATTCCATCGCCGCAGACGGGTGTGTTGCAATCGTTGGTGGTCAGGCTGGATGACAAAGTCAGCGAGGGATCGCCGATTGCCTTTATCGAAAATGAAGGGCGATTGGCGACGTCTGCGCCCAGCATAGAGCCCGTTGCAACGGTCGCGGCGCCTCTGTCGGTGGCTGCGCCAGCGTTGCTCATCGAAGCGTTTGATCCGCCAACGGACTTGCCGCTGGCATCGCCGTCGGTTCGCAAGTTCTCTCGTGAGTTGGGTGTTTCGCTCAAGGCCATTCAGGGCACGGGTCTACGTCGTCGCATCACCAAAGCCGACGTGTCGGCCCATGTGAAAGGCGTACTGACAGTAACTGAAACCGGTGTTCAGCCATTAGGCGGATTGCTGCCCTGGCCGGTGGTGAATTTTGCCAAATACGGGCCGGTGGAAACCCGGACACTGTCGAGAATCCGCAAAATCAGCGGGGCGAACCTGCATCGCAATTGGCTCATGATTCCCCACGTGACCAATCATGACGACGCCGATATCACGCAGCTCGAACAATTCCGCGTGCAGGTGAACAAGGAAAAGGCCGGCAGCGGGGTCAAGTTGACGTTGCTGGCGTTGTTGATGAAAGCCTGTGCCGGCGCGTTGAAAAAATTCCCGGAGTTCAATGCCAGTCTCAAAGGCGACGACCTGGTGTTAAAGCGCTATTGCCACATCGGTTTCGCCGCCGATACGCCTGAAGGGTTGGTCGTCCCCGTCATCAAGGACGTCGATCAGAAAGGCGTGCTGGCGATTGCCCGGGAAATGTCGGTGCTGGCTGAAAAGGCGCGGGGGGGCAAATTGAGCGTTGCCGAGATGAGTGGCGGCTGCTTTTCGATCTCGTCGTTGGGCGGTATTGGCGGGACGTATTTCACGCCGATCATCAATGCGCCGGAAGTCGCCATTCTCGGGGTGGGCAAAAGCACGGAACGACTCGCGCTGGAGGGCGGGCAGGTTGTCGCGCGCAATATTCTGCCGTTGAGCCTGAGTTGGGACCATCGAGTGATCGATGGCGCGGCGGCGGGGCGTTTCAACGCGTATCTGAGCAGTGTGCTGGCGGATTACCGCCGGTTGGTTCTGTGACCCGGTTGCCGGTTTACCGGGTTCGTTCAGTCACTTAACTGACAACTTCCCCGGTCGCGGACACAATTCAGATACATAAGTGCGGTTTCATGGGACCGTCCAACCCTCAAAGAGGCTTTTGCCATGTTCCGCAAACTGCAGCTTGCCGCCAGGTTCCTCAGCCAGAGCACGCGCCTGATGGTGGGCGTTCCGGATTATGACAACTACGTCGCGCAGATGAAGCGCAATCATCCGGACGAATCGGTCATGAGCTATTCAGCTTTTTTTCGTGAACGTCAGGAAGCACGCTACGGCAAACGCAGTTGCACGACGCGGTGCTGCTGAACGCCGGTTGATCGGTGGTCACCGAAAGGCCTCGTCCTCTCTGAGAGGGCGAGGCTTTTTGCGTTTCATGGTTAGCAAACTGTCCGCATGCAGCCACTTTAATTCGGAGCCTGCAATCAGTAATGTGTCACACCGACATTTGGATGGAGCCGAATCATGCCCCTCACTCACCGCCCTGTACGCGCTGAAGATGTTCTGGCGATCTGCAATTTCCCGCAAACCCCTGAAGAACTGTTTTTCATGTTTCCGAAGGGGCAGTACCCGCTGACGGACGCCCAATTACTTGCATCGATTGCCCAACGTTCTGACTCAACGGTGGTTGAAGAGGATGGCTCTGTGATTGGTTTTGCGAACTTTTACAGGTTTGAGCGAGAAGGCGTGTGCGCGATCGGCAATGTGATCGTGGCACCCAGGGCCCGGGGAAAGGGCGTGGCGAAATTTCTGGTGGAGACGATGGTGGGGCTGGCGATCGATCGTCACCAGGCCAGTGAAGTGCAGATTTCATGCTTCAACGAAAACACGGCGGGACTGCTGCTGTATCCGCAGCTCGGATTTATGCCGTTCGGTATTGAGGAACGGCTCTCGCCGGATGGTCGTCGGGTCGCACTGTTGAACATGCGGTTGCTGACCCACGCCTGACCCTCGGACATCCCCTTACAAGCGCAAACAATCCCGCCCCGTGCTCATCCTGTCGCGTGACTAGACTAACCAAGGTTATCGAACGACAGGAGCGACAACCGTGGCGCTACTCCTATGGACTCATTGATCACAGCTGCCGCGCGGGCACTGGCGGCGGGCGACCCGCTCGGAGCGCTGGACCGGGTGGCGTTGCGTGACGATGCGCCCGCGCTCGCGTTGCGCGGTATCGCCATGGCGCAACTCGGCGATCTGGTTCGGGCGAAAGCGCTGGTGAAAAGCGCCGCACGTGCATACGGGCCGAAAGAGGCATTGGCGCGGGCGCGGTGCGTGGTGGCCGAGGCCGAAATTGCGCTGGCTTCGCGCGACCTGGGCTGGCCAGTGAAGGCGCTCGAAGCCGCACGGGTGACGCTGGAGGCGCACGGGGATCGAGTGAACGCCGCTCACGCGCGGTATCTGCAGATTCGGCGACTGTTGCTGATAGGGCGCCTCGACGAGGCTGACGCTCTGCTCGCTGCGCTGGACCCTGCAACGCTGCCACCGGTTTTACGCGCCGCCCATGAATTGGTGGCGGCGGGTATTGCGATCCGTCGCCTGCAATCGCAAACGGCCCGGCATGCCCTGACGAGGGCCGAGCATGCCGCGCGCGAGGCGGGTATCCCGGCGCTCACTGCCGAGGTCGAAAACGCCTTTCTCGTCCTGAATTCCCCGACAGCGCGTCTGATCGCCCATGGCGAAGAGCGACCGTTGTTACTGGATGAAGTTGAAGCGGTGCTCGGGTCGACCGCGTTGGTGGTGGACGCCTGCCGTTATGCCGTGCGCGGCGCCGGCATGTCGGTTTCCCTGGCCAGGCGCCCGGTGCTGTTCACCCTCGCGCGGGCGTTGGCCGAAACCTGGCCGGCGGACGTATCGAGGGAGACACTGATTCGCCGGGCGTTTCGCCTGAAGCTATCGGACGAGTCCCATCGAGCGCGCTTGCGTGTTGAAGTCGGGCGCCTGCGCGCGGCGCTGAAACCCTTGGCGGGTGTCGTCGCCACCCAACACGGGTTTGCGCTGGTGGCGCTGGTTTCATCCGACGTGGTGGTGCTGGCGCACCCGATCGAAGAACGATACGCGGCGCTGTTTGCGTTGCTCGCCGACGGCGAATCCTGGTCAAGTTCAGCGTTGGCGTTGGCCCTCGGCACCAGTCAGCGCACGGTGCAGCGCGCACTCGACGCGCTGGCGGCGGCCGGAAAAGTGCAGCCATTCGGACGTGGCCGGGCCCGGCGCTGGATGACCCCGCCGATGCCGGGTTTCGCGACGACCTTGTTACTCCCGGCGCCCCTGCCGAGTGACTAGGATGGACCTCACGAACCCCTGATGAGGAAACCGAAATGAAACACTCAAGCGCAGAAATCCTCCGCGAGTATGGCCCGTTCACCGGCGTCGACAGCGTGCATGGCGTGACCTGGGACGGTGAGCGCGTCTGGTTTGCCAGTGGCGAAAAACTCATCGCCCTCGACCCGCAAAGCGGCAAGACCTTGCGTTCAATCGATGTCACCGCGGATGCGGGTACGGCGTTCGATGGCCAGCACCTGTTCCAGATCGCCGCCGACCGCATCCAGAAAATCGACCCGCAGTCCGGCAAGGTGCTCAATACCATTCCCGCACCGGGCGGCGGCAATGATTCCGGGCTGACGTGGGCTGAAGGCACACTGTGGGTGGGGCGGTATCGCGACCGGAAAATTCACCAGCTCGATCCCGAGACCGGCGCGATTTTGCGCACGATCGAGTCCAACCGCTTCGTTACCGGGGTGACCTGGGTGGAGGGGCAGCTTTGGCATGGGACGTGGGAAGGCGACGAGAGCGAACTGCGTCGCGTCGATCCGAAAACCGGGGAGGTGCTGCAGAGCGTCAAGATGCCGACCGGAGTCGGCGTATCGGGACTTGAGTCAGATGGCGGCGATCAGTTTTTCTGCGGCGGCGGTGGCAGCGGGAAGGTGAGGACGGTACGCCGGCCTGCATGACGCTCACTGCGTTACCGGCCTCAAGGCGCTCCAAACAGCATCGTCCAGTAAACCCCTTCGTCACTGCGCGAATCCGTCGCGTAGGCGGCTCCCACTTGAGTGAACAGCGGGCTCATCAAGTTGGCGCAGTGTCCGGGGCTGGCGAGCCAGCCTGCCATTGCCTTGCTCGGTGAGCCTTGCCCCGCGGCGATGTTTTCGCCGATCTGGCGGCCACGGAATCCGGCCGCTCTTGCACGGTCGGCGGGCGTATCACCGTCGGGATCGCGGTGTGCGAAGTAATTTCCGTAGGCCATTGCCTTGCTGTGGCCCTGGGCTGCGGCCCCGAGGCTGGCGTTCCAGGCGAGTGGTCGGGCGGCGGCGAAACGCTGACGCCCGCAGAGGCGCGGTTTGGCCCGCGCGGCGTTGACCTGGGCGAGCAAGGCCCGGCTGACGGCTCGTGTGTCGTCCATTTGGCTGTCCAGTACTGGCCGCGCCAGCACCACTTGCCATTCGCTGCGGCTGCGACTGACGCCGATATCGGCGTATTGGCTGTCCAGCAATGCCATGCAGTAGTCGCTTTGCAGCAGGTCGAAGGCCTCTTCGGCATCTTGCGCGCCGACCACACGCAGGGTGCGCACGGTCACTGCCTGATAACCGGAAGCTTTCAACCGGTCCCGCAAGCCGCCGCCGTAGCCGATCGGCAAGGCCAGGTTGGATTTCAGCGTCAACGGTGACAAACGTTGGGCGGGACGCCGCTCGCAGCGCTGCGGGTGTGCACGGTAATCGTTGATGGCTTCCACCAGTTGCCGTTCCGCGCCGGCGTGGGCGGGGCGGGTGGTAAAAGAAAGCAGGGTGAACAGGCACAGCGAAGTCAGGCGCAAGGCGTGGTCGGTTTGGCGCATGGAGGGACAGCTCTGAAGAGATGACAACGATTAGGGGAGGAATTGGCGCCGCTGTAAGACTGGGGAGTTCAAACAAGGTTCACGGCGCAGGAGGGCATATTTACCGGGGCCGCCACGCGTCTGACGGACGTACCGTTCGATGCTGTTTTGCCAGCCAGCAAGATCCACACCTCTCGCCCGCTATCTACGCGCCCCAACCCTCCCGCACCGCCGTGCGAATCCCCTCCAGCAACATCGCAAACGCCGGGTTGTCATTGTTCTCCCGCCAGATCAGATGCAATTCGCTCTGCACCCCTTCGCCCAGGTCGATATCGCGAAATACCACATTCTTGAACACCACACTGCTGGCGCAACGCGGCACCAGCGCCAACCCCATGCCGGCGTTGACCAGCGCCAGAATCGTCAGCGACGAGCCGAGCCATTGCACGTATTCCGGGGCGACGCGGGCCGAGCGCAGCATCCCGGTCAGCAGTTCGTTGAACGGCGGGTAGGCGGCGTGGGAGTACATGAGAAACGGTTGGGCATCGAGGTCGTTGACCGACACGATTTCAGTGCTGGCCAGCCGGTGGTTGCTGGGCACAGCGAGGACAAACGGTTCGCGCACCAGGCATTCGGTGGCGTAACCCGGCTCCAGCAATGGCGCACGGACGATGCCCAGATCGATACGGCGGGCACGCAAGGCTTCGTGCTGCTGGTAGGTGTTCATTTCCGACAGGTCGATTTTCACCTGCGGTTGTTTGAGCCGCGCTTCGGCAATCACCTTGGGCAGGAATTCGTACACCGCACTGCCGACGAAACTGATGTTCACCGTGCCGATATCGCCTTCGGCGAAGCGTCGTGCGGTGGCGGCGGCTTGTTGGGCGCGCTCCAGCAGGTTCTGCGCTTCGATAAAGAACGCGCGGCCGGCGGCGGTCAGGGCGACGCTGCGGGTGGTGCGGGTGAACAGCTCGACGCCCAGATGGTGCTCCAACAGTTGAATCTGCCGGCTGAGCGGCGGCTGGGTCATATTCAACCGTTCGGCGGCGCGGCGGAAATTGAGCTCGGTCGCCACCGTGGTGAAGCAGCGCAATTGCGTCAGTTCGAACATTGATCTAATCCAGGTATCAATCGAATGCCAAGTTAGATTAGACGGGATCAATGTCCGCGTCCATGATCGGCCCGTCCCTAAAAAAACAATGAACGGGAGTCGCCCCTTGAATACCCTCCAGAGTCCGCCGGACCCGACTGTGCTCGCCCGCGCAGCGGCCAAGGTCAAGCGCCACGTGCTGCCGCTGTTCGTGGTGATGTTCATCGTCAACTACATCGACCGGGTCAACATCGGCTTCGTGCGCAGCCACATGGAAACTGACCTGGGCATCGGCGCCGCCGCCTATGGCCTGGGCGCCGGGCTGTTCTTCATCGGTTACGCAATCTTCGAAGTCCCCTCCAACATGCTGCTGCAACGCTACGGCGCCCGCGCCTGGCTGACGCGCATCATGTTCACTTGGGGTGCGGCCGCCATGGCCATGGCGTTCGTGCGCGGCGAAACCAGCTTTTATGTGCTGCGTTTCATTCTCGGCGCAGCCGAGGCGGGTTTCTTCCCCGGCATCATTTACTACTTCACCCAATGGCTGCCGTCGACCGAACGCGGCAAGGCCATGGCGATCTTCCTCAGTGGCTCGGCCATTGCCTCGGTGATTTCCGGGCCAGTCTCCGGTGCCTTGCTGAACGTCAGTGGTTTCAGCCTGCACGGCTGGCAGTGGATGTTCCTGATCGAAGGCTTTGCCTCGATCGTGCTCTGCGGGTTTGTCTGGTTCTGGTTGCAGTCCCATCCGCGTGAGGCGAACTGGCTGAGCACGGAAGAAAAGGACGCACTCGTGAGCGCCATCGCGCTGGAGCAGCAGGCCCGTGAAGCCACGCAGACAGTAAAGCCGTCGATGTTCAAATTGCTGGCTGACAAGCAGATTGCGCTGTTCTGCTTCATCTATTTTTCCATCGCCCTGACTATCTACGGCGCCACCTTCTGGCTGCCAAGCATGATCAAGAAAATGGGCAACCTCGGCGACTTCCAGGTCGGCCTGTTCAACTCGATTCCGTGGATCATTTCCATCGTCGCGATGTATGCCTTCGCCGCCATGGCCAGCAAATGGAAACACCAGCAGGCCTGGGTTGCGTTGACCTTGGTGATTGCTTCGTTCGGCATGTTCATGTCCACCACCGGCGGGCCGATTTTCGCCTTCGTCGCCATCTGTTTTGCGGCCATTGGCTTCAAGGCTGCCTCGGCGTTGTTCTGGCCGATTCCCCAAGGCTATCTGGACGCACGCATCGCGGCGGCAGTGATCGCGTTGATTAACTCTATCGGCAACCTGGGCGGTTTTGTGGCGCCGACGGCGTTCGGTTTACTCGAGCAAAAAACCGGATCCATCGAAGGTGGCCTCTACGGTCTGGCAGCCACTTCACTGGTGGCGGCAGTGGTGATCTTCTTTGCCCGCACGGCACCGCGGGGCGATGCACACAACGTGCTGAAGGGGAAACCGGTCGATACCGCAGCAGCGCCCACCTCTTTAAGTCACCCCGCTTTGAAACCTGATCCAAAGGGAGCAGCCTCTTGAAAATCAAACGAGTCACCGTCACCCCCATCGCTTTCCGTGATCCGCCGCTGCTCAATGCCAGCGGGATTCACGAGCCTTTCGCGCTGCGCTCGATCATCGAAATCGAAAGCGACAATGGCTACATCGGCCTAGGTGAAAGTTACGGCGATGCGCCGGCGCTGTTGATCCAGCAACAACTGCAATCGCAACTGATCGGCCTTGACCCGTTCAATCTCAATCAACTGCGCCGCATCGTCCAGGCCACCGTGGCGGCGAACAAACCCGCGAGCATTGCCGGTGCCGAACTGGCGCCGGGCTCACACGCCAGCAAAGCGGTGAGCAACGCGTATTCGGCGTTCGAAGTGGCGTTCCTGGATTTGCAGGCACATTCGTTGAACGTGCCGTTGGTGGACCTGCTGGGCGGGGCGATCCGCGATGAGATTCCGTTCAGCGCCTACCTGTTTTTCAAGTACGCGCAACACGTCGATTCACCCTACAAGCCAGACAATTGGGGCGAGGCGCTGAACGAAGAGCAGATCGTCGCCCAGGCGCGGCGGATGATCGAGGCTTACGGCTTCAAGAGCATCAAGCTCAAGGCCGGCACGTTGCCGCCGGAGCATGAAGTGTCGTGCATCAAGGCGCTGAAAAAAGCCTTCCCCGGCTATCCGCTGCGCATCGACCCGAACGGCAACTGGTCACTGGAAACCTCGATTCGCATGGCCGAGCTGCTGGGCGATGACCTGCAATATTACGAAGACCCGACGCCGGGCCTCGACGGCATGGCCGAGCTGCACAAACGCACCGGTTTGCCGCTGGCGACCAACATGGTGGTCACCGATTTCGACGAGTTCCGCCGTAGCGTGGCGTTGAACAGCGTGCAGATCGTCCTCGCCGATCACCATTACTGGGGTGGTCTGCGTGACACTCAGGCGCTGGCGAAAATGTGCGACACCTTTGGTCTCGGCGTGTCGATGCATTCCAACTCGCACCTGGGCATCAGCCTGATGGCGATGGCGCATGTGGCGGCGGCGGTGCCCAATCTGGATTACGCCTGCGACACCCATTACCCGTGGCAGGAGCCGGATGAAGAAGTGATCAAGGGCGGCAAGCTGCCGATTGTCGATGGCTGCGTGAAAATCACCCGTGCACCCGGGCTGGGCCTGGAACTGGATCAGGATCAGCTCGGCAAGTTGCATGATCAATACTTGACCTGCGGCATTCGTCAGCGCGATGACGTGAAACAGATGCAGCGCTACAAACCGGACTGGAAAGCGCTTAAACCGCGGTTTTGAATGCGCTCAGCAAACGCTCGATCTGTGCCTGCTCCCAGCCGCTGAGCAAACTCACCGGGTCGGTGCCGTAACGTTGCCAACTGTCGAAGCTGCCCTCGCGGCCATCCGGGCTCTGGCAATGCTGGCAGTGGCGCAGGTGGGTGCCGTCGACATCGAGGGTCAGACGCCAGCCCTCGATATCGACCTGCACCACGCCGGGCTCGGCCGGTTCGCCCGATAGTCGCAGCGGGCGAACCTCCAGAGCGGCATCACGCAACAGCTGGTAAATCTCACGGGCGGTCAAGGGCGGCACAGCGGTCTCCGGCAAGTAGGTGTGTCGGTGGTGTTTGCGTGGTTTACGGCGAAATGATCCCGTGATCGATCGCGTATTTCACCAGCGCCGCCGGTTTGTCGATGTTGAGTTTGCGGCGGATGCTCAGGCGATGGGTTTCTACGGTGCGCACGCTGATGTCCAGGTCGCGGGCCATTTCCTTGTTGTTCATCCCTTGCGCCATTTTGTACAGCACCTGACTTTCACGGGGCGTCAGCTCGTTGTCGGTACTTTTATCGGCGATGAGCCGCTGGGCGATTTCAGCGCTGTAGAACGTCCCGCCGCTGGCAATGGCTTCGATAGCCGCAATGATTTCCCGTGACGGCGCATTCTTCAGCACATAGCCGCTGGCACCTGAGCGAACGGACTCACTCACGTATTCGTAATTGTCGTACATGCTCAGCACCAGCACTTTGAGCGACGGGTACTGGCTGCGCAGCAACCGGGTCAGCTCCAGGCCGTTCATGTCTTTGAGGCTGATATCGACCAGCAACAGATCCGGCTGACAGCGCCCGACCATCTCGATGGCGTCCGCGCCATTCTCGGCTTCGCCGACCACTTCCAGCGGGGCCATGACAGACAGCAGCGCCTTGATCCCGTCGCGGACCAAAGAGTGATCGTCGACCAGGGCGACGCGGATCGGGGAGGGCAGGTTCATCACGAGTATTCACTCTTATTGTCAGGTCAGCGTTTTGCGCCGGGCATTTTCATCGGCAGCAGCACGTCCAGCTCACTTCTTCCCGGCATCGAGATCAGGTCGAATCGACCGCCAAAATGCTCGACACGCTCACGGATATTGCGCAGGCCAATCCCGGCATGACGCCGTTCGACCTGGGCGACGTTGAAGCCGACACCGTCATCGACCACCGTCAGCCGTATGGATTCTTCAGACCCGTGCAGGTTGATGGAAACGTTTTTCGCCTGTGCATGGCGTTCAATATTGGTCAGGCCTTCCTGGACGATGCGGAACAGCGAGACCGCCGCGCCATCGACCAGGTGGCAGTCGAATTCGTTATCGTTGTAGGTCACCGTCAGCCCGCTGCGCTGCTCGAACTCCTCGGCAAGTTGACCGATGGCCGCGGACAGGCCCAGGGTGTCGAGCAAGGAGGAGCGCAGGTCGTGGGAGAGGCTGCGAACCTCGCCAATCGCGTCTCCCAGCCGCTCCGTGGCCTCTCTCAAAATACTCAAGCCTTTGTCCTGTCCATTCTCCAGGACATGGCTGGCCAGTTCGAACTGGAACTTGATGGAGACCAGGACCTGACTGATGCCGTCGTGCAACTCTCGGGAAACCCGCGAGCGTTCTTCTTCTTGCAAACTGACGATGCGCTGGGTCAGGCGTTGCAGTTTTTTGTCGGCCAGACGGTGTTCGCTGACATTCAGGGTCATGCCGCTGGCAAACACGAACAGCACAGCCACGAGGGCGACGGCGGCAATCGCCAGCATGGTTTTGCGAATGCCCATCGCCACTTCTTCGCGGGCCTGCTGAGTGGCGCGTTCAACGTCTTCAAGGTAGATGCCGGTGCCGAGCATCCAGCCCCAGCGATCCAGCATCACCACGTAGGCAAGTTTGTCGGTCACCTCGCCAGAGGAGGGTTTGTTCCAGGCGTAGCGCTGAAAACCTTCACCGGATTGCGCGCTCTTGAGCAAGGCCTGGATCACCGGCAGGCCGTGCGGGTCTTTCATGTCCCACAGATACTGACCCACCAGATCCGATTGCCGCGCGTGCATCAGGCTGCGACCCTCGCGGTCGTACACGAAGAAGTAGCCATTGATGCCGAAGCTGAGCTTGCGCAGTTCTTCCAGCACTTGCTGCTGGGCGCGCGCGTCACCGTGGCCGTCGTCGTACAGCGGCGCGATCAGGCTCTGGGCCATTTCCACGTAGTTTTTCAGTTCGGCGCGCTTGCTGGCCAGAATGCTGTCTTCGATCAGCTGCGCCTGTTGATCGCCCAGTTGACGGTTCAGGGAAATCACCAGCGCACAGATGACTGCGATCGCCAGCACCAGCGGCAGAATCCCGAGCGCGACGATTTTGTGTTTGAGCTGCATCTGGGCTCCTGAGGACTTTGTAGGAGCGAGCTTGCTCGCGAAGGTCGTCAATGAAAACGCGTGTTGGCTGGATTTACGCGTTGTTCTTGAGTCCATCGCGAGCAAGCTCGCTCCTACAGGGACGGCATTAGGCGAAGGCGGGCATCATATGCCAAAGAGATGCGCGTCCAGTAGCGCTGCTGGACGGAATGACCTGTGGTTGGGAAGTCAGCGAGTTGAAAACACAAACCCCTGTGGGAGCCAGCCTGCTGGCTCCCACAGGGGTATTGCATTTCAGCTGCGAGATCAGTGGTCTCTACGTAGAACTACGTAGAGACCACGTACGTAGTAACGCGGATTTATTTGTGGACGGCATGCGCGGATATTGGGCCAGCTCCGCACAGCGGACACAATTATAAAAATTACCGCCGCAGTCACTGGCTGTCGGCAGGAGACACGCTATGCCCCGTCTGGCTAAACACCTCGCCTGGTTTGCCGTGGCTGTTCTGGGAGCGTTTGCGCTGAGTGTCGTGGCCCTGCGCCGCGGCGAAGCGATCAACGCCCTCTGGATCGTAGTCGCAGCCGTCGCCATCTACCTCGTTGCTTATCGCTACTACAGCCTGTTCATCGCCAACAAGGTGATGCAACTCGACCCCAATCGAGCCACCCCCGCTGTCCTCAATAATGATGGTCTGGACTATGTACCGACCAACAAACACGTACTGTTCGGTCACCACTTCGCGGCCATCGCCGGCGCAGGTCCGCTGGTCGGTCCGGTTCTGGCGGCGCAGATGGGCTACTTGCCCGGCACGCTGTGGCTGATTGCCGGCGTGGTGCTGGCCGGTGCGGTTCAGGACTTCATGGTCCTGTTCATGTCCACCCGCCGCAACGGTCGCTCTCTGGGCGATATGGTCCGTGAGGAAATGGGCCGCATCCCCGGCACCATCGCGCTGTTTGGCTGCTTCCTGATCATGATCATCATCCTCGCGGTGCTGGCGCTGATCGTGGTCAAAGCCCTGGCCGAAAGCCCGTGGGGCATTTTCACGGTGATGGCGACCATCCCGATCGCGATGTTCATGGGCATTTACATGCGCTACATCCGTCCGGGTCGTATCGGTGAAATCTCCGTCATCGGCGTATTGCTGCTGCTCGGCTCGATCTGGCTCGGTGGGCAGATTGCTGCCGATCCGGTCTGGGCCAAGGCCTTCACTTTCACGGGCATCCAGATCACCTGGATGTTGATCGGCTACGGTTTCGTTGCTGCGGTACTGCCGGTGTGGCTGATCCTGGCACCGCGTGACTACCTCTCCACGTTCCTGAAAATCGGCACCATCATTGCGT
This DNA window, taken from Pseudomonas fluorescens NCIMB 11764, encodes the following:
- a CDS encoding MFS transporter, which produces MNTLQSPPDPTVLARAAAKVKRHVLPLFVVMFIVNYIDRVNIGFVRSHMETDLGIGAAAYGLGAGLFFIGYAIFEVPSNMLLQRYGARAWLTRIMFTWGAAAMAMAFVRGETSFYVLRFILGAAEAGFFPGIIYYFTQWLPSTERGKAMAIFLSGSAIASVISGPVSGALLNVSGFSLHGWQWMFLIEGFASIVLCGFVWFWLQSHPREANWLSTEEKDALVSAIALEQQAREATQTVKPSMFKLLADKQIALFCFIYFSIALTIYGATFWLPSMIKKMGNLGDFQVGLFNSIPWIISIVAMYAFAAMASKWKHQQAWVALTLVIASFGMFMSTTGGPIFAFVAICFAAIGFKAASALFWPIPQGYLDARIAAAVIALINSIGNLGGFVAPTAFGLLEQKTGSIEGGLYGLAATSLVAAVVIFFARTAPRGDAHNVLKGKPVDTAAAPTSLSHPALKPDPKGAAS
- a CDS encoding glutaminyl-peptide cyclotransferase; the encoded protein is MKHSSAEILREYGPFTGVDSVHGVTWDGERVWFASGEKLIALDPQSGKTLRSIDVTADAGTAFDGQHLFQIAADRIQKIDPQSGKVLNTIPAPGGGNDSGLTWAEGTLWVGRYRDRKIHQLDPETGAILRTIESNRFVTGVTWVEGQLWHGTWEGDESELRRVDPKTGEVLQSVKMPTGVGVSGLESDGGDQFFCGGGGSGKVRTVRRPA
- a CDS encoding CAP domain-containing protein, which codes for MRQTDHALRLTSLCLFTLLSFTTRPAHAGAERQLVEAINDYRAHPQRCERRPAQRLSPLTLKSNLALPIGYGGGLRDRLKASGYQAVTVRTLRVVGAQDAEEAFDLLQSDYCMALLDSQYADIGVSRSRSEWQVVLARPVLDSQMDDTRAVSRALLAQVNAARAKPRLCGRQRFAAARPLAWNASLGAAAQGHSKAMAYGNYFAHRDPDGDTPADRARAAGFRGRQIGENIAAGQGSPSKAMAGWLASPGHCANLMSPLFTQVGAAYATDSRSDEGVYWTMLFGAP
- a CDS encoding DUF7693 family protein, translated to MPPLTAREIYQLLRDAALEVRPLRLSGEPAEPGVVQVDIEGWRLTLDVDGTHLRHCQHCQSPDGREGSFDSWQRYGTDPVSLLSGWEQAQIERLLSAFKTAV
- a CDS encoding dihydrolipoyllysine-residue acetyltransferase, with translation MKNVHEVRMPDIGDAKDVGVIEIPVKVGDAVVEGQTLIIVETDKASMEIPSPQTGVLQSLVVRLDDKVSEGSPIAFIENEGRLATSAPSIEPVATVAAPLSVAAPALLIEAFDPPTDLPLASPSVRKFSRELGVSLKAIQGTGLRRRITKADVSAHVKGVLTVTETGVQPLGGLLPWPVVNFAKYGPVETRTLSRIRKISGANLHRNWLMIPHVTNHDDADITQLEQFRVQVNKEKAGSGVKLTLLALLMKACAGALKKFPEFNASLKGDDLVLKRYCHIGFAADTPEGLVVPVIKDVDQKGVLAIAREMSVLAEKARGGKLSVAEMSGGCFSISSLGGIGGTYFTPIINAPEVAILGVGKSTERLALEGGQVVARNILPLSLSWDHRVIDGAAAGRFNAYLSSVLADYRRLVL
- a CDS encoding LysR substrate-binding domain-containing protein, whose amino-acid sequence is MFELTQLRCFTTVATELNFRRAAERLNMTQPPLSRQIQLLEHHLGVELFTRTTRSVALTAAGRAFFIEAQNLLERAQQAAATARRFAEGDIGTVNISFVGSAVYEFLPKVIAEARLKQPQVKIDLSEMNTYQQHEALRARRIDLGIVRAPLLEPGYATECLVREPFVLAVPSNHRLASTEIVSVNDLDAQPFLMYSHAAYPPFNELLTGMLRSARVAPEYVQWLGSSLTILALVNAGMGLALVPRCASSVVFKNVVFRDIDLGEGVQSELHLIWRENNDNPAFAMLLEGIRTAVREGWGA
- a CDS encoding YbdD/YjiX family protein → MFRKLQLAARFLSQSTRLMVGVPDYDNYVAQMKRNHPDESVMSYSAFFRERQEARYGKRSCTTRCC
- a CDS encoding glucarate dehydratase family protein, which gives rise to MKIKRVTVTPIAFRDPPLLNASGIHEPFALRSIIEIESDNGYIGLGESYGDAPALLIQQQLQSQLIGLDPFNLNQLRRIVQATVAANKPASIAGAELAPGSHASKAVSNAYSAFEVAFLDLQAHSLNVPLVDLLGGAIRDEIPFSAYLFFKYAQHVDSPYKPDNWGEALNEEQIVAQARRMIEAYGFKSIKLKAGTLPPEHEVSCIKALKKAFPGYPLRIDPNGNWSLETSIRMAELLGDDLQYYEDPTPGLDGMAELHKRTGLPLATNMVVTDFDEFRRSVALNSVQIVLADHHYWGGLRDTQALAKMCDTFGLGVSMHSNSHLGISLMAMAHVAAAVPNLDYACDTHYPWQEPDEEVIKGGKLPIVDGCVKITRAPGLGLELDQDQLGKLHDQYLTCGIRQRDDVKQMQRYKPDWKALKPRF
- a CDS encoding GNAT family N-acetyltransferase, yielding MPLTHRPVRAEDVLAICNFPQTPEELFFMFPKGQYPLTDAQLLASIAQRSDSTVVEEDGSVIGFANFYRFEREGVCAIGNVIVAPRARGKGVAKFLVETMVGLAIDRHQASEVQISCFNENTAGLLLYPQLGFMPFGIEERLSPDGRRVALLNMRLLTHA